Genomic window (Moraxella haemolytica):
GCACACCAAAAATGCTCAGTCATTCTTGGGTCAATGTGGATTATTTGATGAGCTTGGTGATGATGAGTTAAGAAAACAGGTTGACCAATTCATCACAATGACCAAAGGTGATGATAATGTGATGATGGGGCTAAGACGATGCCGACAGATGCTCATGCTAAAGTGGATTTGGCAAGATGCACTTGGGCTAATCACTCTTGATGACCTTATGCGTGAATTGTCTGTTTTTGCTAATGCCTGCATCAATATCGCCAAAGACCATGTCTATCATCAGCTCACCCATCGCTACGGTGTGCCGATGACCATCGTTGATGGAAAAAGACAGGTAGATGAATTTGCCATCATTGCCATGGGAAAACTTGGAGCGATGGAGCTAAATTTATCTAGCGATATTGATTTAATCTTTATTCATAAAGGGCTAGGTGAGACTGATATCAGTCAGATGGGCAAAAAAAGCATTGATAATCAAAAATTCATGACTCATTTGGGGCGAGGCGTGATTCGCCTGCTTGATGAAATAACGGCAGATGGTTTTGTGTTTCGGGTGGATATGCGACTGCGACCATGGGGTGATGGTTCGGCATTGGTCATGACAGCCAGTGCCTTAGAAAAGTATTTTAATCAACATGGACGCACTTGGGAGAGATTTGCTTGGTTAAAGGCAAGAGTGGTTAATCAAGTCTCTGCATCATTTTTTGATCAACTGGTTAACTTGCGTAAAAACTTCGTCTATCGCTATTATATTGACTATAGTGCTTTTGGAGCATTGCGAGAGATGAAATCGTTGATTGTGGCTCAGCAGACCCAAAGGCAGGATTTGGATAATGTTAAGTTGGGTGTGGGTGGTATTCGTGATATTGAGTTTATCGTACAGGCGTTTGCACTGATCTATGGCGGTCATCAGGCGGTGCTTGGGGATAATTTATCCTGTCTAAAAGGGATTGAGGTGTTGTCATCGCTTGGGCATTTAGAGCATACCGAAGCCGAAAAACTGTCTGCTGCCTATCGCTTCTTGAGGCGATTGGAACACGCCATTCAAGCCAGAAATGACGAGCAAACCCAACGACTGCCCCAAGATGAGCTCTCCTTACTCGCCATCGCTAAGGTGATGGGTTTTGATGAGATTGGTGCTTTTCGTCAAAAGCTAGATGAACATAGGGATAATGTGTCTGTGCCGTTTGAACGCATGGTAACAGATCGTCAAAGCCCCACCCAAGAGTTAGGTAGTGTTGATGATATCTGGCAATCCTTACAGTCAGTGCTAAGTGATGAAAGCGTGAAGCTGTTGAGTGAATTCAATCAGTCTAAACTTGTAGCCAGCCTAGATGATGAGCCAAAATCACGGCTTGATGCTGCCTATCCTATTATTTTACACGCTTTATTGGAGCATGCAAAAAGTGATGGGGCTAAGCGTGCTGATGTCGCTGTGCCAAGATTGATTGTTCTGCTAGAATCCATTTGTCGCCGTTCAATTTATTTGGTGATGATTGCAGAAAATCCGAATGCTACTGTGGCACTTATCCCCATGCTTTCGGCAAGTCATTGGATTGCCAAAGAGCTTGCCTTATATCCGATGCTACTGGATAATTTTTTACAAAAACGCTATCTGCATTTGCCCAATAAGGCAGAGCTGACTGATATTTTGCGTCAAGGCTTGCTTAGGGTGGAGCGATTTGATGATGAAAGTTATTTGGCGAATGTCCGATTATTCAAAAAAACACAGGTCTTGGCAGTTGCAACCGCTGATGTTTTGGGACTAAGACATATTATGAAAGTCTCTGATAGCCTGACTTTTATTGCTGAAGTGGTACTAGAATCAGCGGTAAGGCGTGCTTTTGATGAGCTGACGCATAAGCATGGCTATCCACTATTGCAAACAGGTGAGCGAGCTAATAGCGAACATTCGGGCTTTGCGGTGATTGGCTATGGAAAGCTTGGCGGTATTGAGATGTCTTATACTTCGGATTTGGATGTGGTATTTTTGCACAATATTGATGAAAAGGCGGATACCGATGGGGTGAAGGCGGTGAGTGGCATGAAGTTTGCTTCTCGTTTGGTACAAAAAGTGCTTAGCTATCTAACCACCCAAACCCGTGATGGCCGTGCTTATGAATTAGATGTTCGCCTTCGACCATCTGGCAATGCAGGCGTGATGGTGGTGTCGGTACACGCCTTTGAGCTGTATCAACAGCATAAGGCGTGGGCGTGGGAACATCAAGCACTGGTAAGAGCAAGGGGGGTTGCTGGTGATAAAATGGTGTTGGCTGCGTTTGATGAGATTCGCCAAGCCATTCTCACCAGACCCAGAGAGCTTGCCCAAGTACGCCAAGAAGTACTAAATATGCGACAAAAAATGCAAAGTCATCTAGGTACACAAGACACCAAAAACCATCAGTTTCATATTAAGCAAGATTTTGGTGGTTTGGTTGATATTGAGTTCTTGGCACAGTTTATGGTATTGTCTTATGCTCATGTGTATCCAAATCTTGCCATATGGTCGGATAATGTGCGTATCTTTGAAGAAGTGGCAAAGACGGAGCTGATGAGTGAAAAATGGTGCGATAAACTCACCCAAACTTATCTACTACTGCGTAAGACCACGCATGAACTTGCCCTGTCTGACAAACAAGTCATCGTTGATGATGAAGTATGGCAGGAGAGTAGGGCGTTCGTACGAGAAGTTTGGGAGCGTGTTTTGATGGCGTAGTAGCTTGCTAGGTTATTGACAGCAAACCGATTATTGACCAACAATACCCATCAATCTGCTTTCTATTCTTTAAATACACCTAGAGACTTTAATGTGTTTTTGCACAGTCTGGTGCTGGCAATATAAATGGTGGATAAAAAATTTATCCAGTAGCCTTGATTGACAATATATCCCTTATGTCTGGCATAATGGCCTTTTAGAATCTTGGTGTGTGCAGTGCTAGACTCCAAAGCACTGTACACAAAGCCAATTTCTTTGTCAAAACGCACAAAACGAATGGGGTGTAAGTTTTGAACTTCATGAACGGCTTTGGTGTAGGCAACAGGACCTGTTACAAAAAGAACACCACGCTTACCATAGCTATGGAAACCATAGTGCCAAGCACGGTAGTTTAAGATGTTATCCACGACCGAATCAAGTACATGTTTCATGATTGGAGAGTGTTTCTCACAAATAATGAACCATTGTTGATATTCGCCATTTTTAATGCCAAGATTTTCTGTTATATACAAGAATTTACCAATACCTTCTTCGGCTTGTCCGATTTCATTTTGCCATTGGGTAACGATAAAAGTGTCATTTGGTTTGATGACCTCATTTAGGGGGTGAACGCAAGTGCTTTTGATATCCAGATAAACACCGCCCTCATGATATAGTACCAAATAACGAAATAGATCGGCTTTGGCGGCACCATACACAGGGTTAATGCGTTGATATGCTTGCAGAATTCGACCGTTGTCGTGTTTTTTAATGTATGCCAAAACAGCCTCATCATCATAAAACCGATAATCCCAATCGGGGTTCTTCTGTTTTAACTCAGCAACGATGGGTTGTATTGTTTGTGGTAATTTTTCGGTTTTATAGGTTTGATGAATGATTTTAGGAATTGCCATTATTTTCTCTACCATAAATGTCACTGAAACGAACAATATCATCTTCCCCAAGATAACTGCCTGATTGTACTTCAATCAACTCTAAGGGCAGGATACCGGGGTTTTCTAGGGCGTGGATTTCTCCAAGCGGAATGTACACTGACTGATTTTCGGTTAATAAAAAACTTTCGTCCCCCTTGTGGATTTTGGCTGTGCCTTTTACTACAATCCAGTGTTCTGAGCGGTGGTGGTGCATTTGTAATGATAATTTTTGATTTGGGTTTACAGTGATGCGTTTGACCTGATAGCGATCTGAAGCATCGATGCTGTCATATTTTCCCCATGGTCGGTAGATTTCACGATGAATGTCGTGTTCTTGGCGACCCTTATCTTTGATATGCTCAACGATACCTTTAATGTCTTGAGTGTTGTCTTTATTGGCAACCAAGACGGCATCTTTGGTCTCAACCACAATCAAATTATCAACGCCAACTAGGGTAATCAAGCGATTTTCGCCATGAATATAGTTATTGTGGCTGCGATGAGCGATGACATCGCCAATAATAACATTGCCATCATCATTTTTTTGTTGAATATCCCACAGTGCTGACCATGAACCCACATCGCTCCATCCTGCATCCAAAGTTACCGTAGTGGCGTTTTGAGTATGTTCCATGATGGCATAATCAATGGATTCAGAACGACACATTTCAAAAATAGATTGATCAATACGAATAAAATCAAAGTCTGCCTTGGTGGTGCTTATCGCTTGCGAACAACAGTCAAATATGTCTGGTGCGTATGTTGCTAATTCTTGTAAATACTTGTCCGCCTTAAACATAAACATACCGCTATTCCAAAGAAAATCCCCACTTTGTAGATAGCTTTGTGCGGTGGCATAAGTAGGTTTCTCCACGAATTTATCAACACAAAAGCCATTTAGTAAAGGTTTGCCTTGTTTAATATAGCCATAGCCTATTTCGGGGTGGGTAGGTGTGATGCCAAAAGTAACCATGCTGCCTTGTTGGGCAAGCTGAGTGGCGTGCAAGATGCTTTGATGCAGTATGTTTACATCTTTGATGACATGATCTGCTGCCAAAACCAGCATGGTTGTATCAATTTTTTGTCGTTGTAAATATAATGCCGCCAAAGCAACAGCTGGAGCGGTGTTCTTACCAGTTGGCTCAAGAATGATGGTTGCAGAAATACCGATTTCACGCATCTGCTCAGCTGCCAAAAAACGGTGTTCTTCATTGCAGATTAAAATTAACTCGGTGCAATTAAGCTCTTTTAGGCGTAGTACGGTTTGTTGCAATAGGGTATGCTGATCTAGTCCTAATGTTAAAAACTGTTTTGGATATTTGGTTCTTGATAGAGGCCATAGTCTAGTACCACTACCACCTGCCATGATTACTGGGGTGATATTTGCAGAATTCACCTTAATGCTCCTTGATGTGCTGATTGTTATTGTCCTTGTTCATTTGCCAAAGCATGAGGTATTTGTCCAATGTGTAACCAAAAGAGGCAATCGCAAGAATCAGTCCGTATGTACCTGATAAAAAACCACCCCGTATTAAATAGATTTTGATGAAAGAAAACCATGCTCGCCAAAAGATGGAGAGAATATTAACCCTCTTGCCTTTCTTATATGCTTCAATCGCCCAATCATGGCTATAGCGGACATTTTTAAATAAAAAATGGTGCAGATTATCATTGGTGATATGGGGCAAATATCCTGCCAACAATTTGCTTGGTACACCTTGTTGATCTAGGGATTCATGCACTTCCAAGCTGGAATATTGAAATTTTTCACGAGCGTAAATGCGAGCCAATCGGTTGGTTTTCCAAAATCTTGGCTGCGTTTCTACACCGCAGAATAAATTAACTCGTGATACCGAAAAGACTTTTTCATGCTCAATGGGGTAATTCAAGACTTTTTCAACAATTTCTTGACGCAAGCACCCATCAACTCTTTCGTCAGCATCTAATACCAGTACATAATCACTGCTTGCGTAGCTTTGTGCCAGTTGGCGTTGTTTACCAAAGCCTTGCCAGTCGGTATTAACATACCATTTTGCTCCATATTGCTCAGCGATTTGTCTGGTGTGGTCGGTGCTACCACTATCTAAAATGATGATTTCATCAACAATATCATGTATTGTATCTAGGCATGATTGTAAATGCTTGCTTTCATTTTTGGTAATCATGACCAAAGAGAGTGTACTTTTCTTTTGTGATAAGTCCACAGGTCGCTGTTGTTTGGTGAGTTCATTATAATCTAAAAACGCCCGTTCTGCTTGATTGTGCTTTAAATCGTATAAAATTGCATATTTATTAAAGGTGTATTGCATGAATAATAAGGCATATAAATATCCATACTTCCCCTTTAAGAATCGACCATCAAGTAAATATTGCTTAAAAAACGCCCCAATCGTATGTGTTAAAATAGAAGAAAAAGAAGCATCTTTACCATGTTGGAATTTTTCTTCTGCCCAAGTTAAAGCATAGCTTAACCGCTTATTTAACCAAAATAGCGGGCTTTCGGCAGTGTGATGGCGTGCGTAGCCAGATAATGTTTGTGTTTCTATCTTATCCGATAAAACCAAAGATTCGTGGACTGCGTTATCATTAAATTGAATGTGCTTGGGGTACAATCGCCAATGAGATTTGATACGCCAATTTGGCACATCAATTTCATTTTTTCCAAATATGCAGTCAATATTTCTTATGCCATAAACAATCTGGTCTGGCTTATTTTGAATGACTTGTAAAATACTTTGTTTTAATTCAGCTGTGATTTCTTCATCGGCATCAATTGCCAAAATCCAATCTCCTGTGGCGTAGCTTTGGGCGATTTGGCGTTGTTTACCAAAGCCTTGCCAGTCGGTATTAACATACCATTTTGCTCCGTACTTTTCGGCAATTTCACGGCTGTTATCAGTACTACCACTATCCAAAATGATGATTTCATCTGCCAAGTCATCTAGGGCGGGCAGGCTGATTGCTAAATTTCTGGCTTCATTTTTGACAATCATGACTACAGATAATTTGTATTTCATATATATGCCTTATTTAATATTCATTTTCACTTGGTTGTAATAAATCGCCATTGAATGGCTCTACGGATAAGTATGGTTTAATAGAATCATCAAAAATCTTTATCTCTTCTAAGCTGTGCATGCGATAATCGTTAAGAAATTCATTTTGCTTTTGATTTTGTGTATCAACCCCTAGCCATTCGGTTAAAAACCAAACAAAGCTAAAACCAGAGATGATGTCGTCATTGACCGTCTTGTGGGTATCGTTACTGGATATTTTAAATAGCGGAACTTGCAAGCTAAATTGCGATATGCCGTGCTTTAAAGATGTTGGCAGTAGCCCATGGTCTGACACATAAATCATACTAAAAGGTTTTTGATTTTGAATCAAGGATTGATGTATGTCTTTTAATAGCATATCAGTTTGTAATATACTGGATAAATAAGCAGATAAATGATTATTTTTGAAGTTAAAATGTGCTTTGTTATTATCCACTCGTCTAGAAAAACGAGCGTGCGAACCCATTAAATGCACCACGATGAATCTAGGATGATTTGATGGGGTTGCTAATATTGCTTGGATTTTTGGCAATAATTGATAATCATATCGAGTACTGGTAGGGGCTTCTTCGCTCAAATAGTAGCTTGTTTGGGCATGAGAAGCAATGTATGAGATTTCATTATTGAACTTGCCCATTTTATCTTGATTGGAGAGCCAGTAAGTCTGCATACCTAATTTATTTGCCAGACTTAAAATGTTATTTTGATATTCAACATTTTGTTCGCTAGGAACTGTCAATAAGCGTGGAATGGCATGAATGGTATAGCTTGCAGGACTGATTAAGCCATTGTATTGTGTACCATGAACTTGTTTTAAAAAGGGTGATGTATCCACAGGGTAGCCATAGGCGGATAAATAATGCTTTGACGCACTTTCGCCCAATATCAGTATATAGTCTTGATAGGCAGGCTTAAAATCAACAACTTCCCAATCATCATTAATCTTGCTAAGTTGCTTCATTTTTTCTTTATGGACAGCATAAAATTTATATTGTGTGATGGTGTGAGGGAAGATGCTTAGTAGCTCAGAATAGCCCCAGTGAATGCGTTTGTGTTTAATAGATAACATATTTGCCAAAAATAATGCCAGTAGAATGAGTGCAAAATAGTTAAAAAATTTTCTTTGTTTGCTGGTGGCGGTGATATTTTTGGTTAAATGATAGGTTAATAATGTTGATAATATTGCAACAATAAAATAAAGAACGGCGGTTGCGTCAAAGAACTCTAATGCTTCGTTGCTTGTTG
Coding sequences:
- a CDS encoding mannose-1-phosphate guanylyltransferase/mannose-6-phosphate isomerase, which codes for MNSANITPVIMAGGSGTRLWPLSRTKYPKQFLTLGLDQHTLLQQTVLRLKELNCTELILICNEEHRFLAAEQMREIGISATIILEPTGKNTAPAVALAALYLQRQKIDTTMLVLAADHVIKDVNILHQSILHATQLAQQGSMVTFGITPTHPEIGYGYIKQGKPLLNGFCVDKFVEKPTYATAQSYLQSGDFLWNSGMFMFKADKYLQELATYAPDIFDCCSQAISTTKADFDFIRIDQSIFEMCRSESIDYAIMEHTQNATTVTLDAGWSDVGSWSALWDIQQKNDDGNVIIGDVIAHRSHNNYIHGENRLITLVGVDNLIVVETKDAVLVANKDNTQDIKGIVEHIKDKGRQEHDIHREIYRPWGKYDSIDASDRYQVKRITVNPNQKLSLQMHHHRSEHWIVVKGTAKIHKGDESFLLTENQSVYIPLGEIHALENPGILPLELIEVQSGSYLGEDDIVRFSDIYGRENNGNS
- a CDS encoding glycosyltransferase family 32 protein, with the protein product MAIPKIIHQTYKTEKLPQTIQPIVAELKQKNPDWDYRFYDDEAVLAYIKKHDNGRILQAYQRINPVYGAAKADLFRYLVLYHEGGVYLDIKSTCVHPLNEVIKPNDTFIVTQWQNEIGQAEEGIGKFLYITENLGIKNGEYQQWFIICEKHSPIMKHVLDSVVDNILNYRAWHYGFHSYGKRGVLFVTGPVAYTKAVHEVQNLHPIRFVRFDKEIGFVYSALESSTAHTKILKGHYARHKGYIVNQGYWINFLSTIYIASTRLCKNTLKSLGVFKE
- a CDS encoding phosphoethanolamine transferase, which encodes MTLFHLTAPKKYQKLKNYGIFILTFLFAVLICWATTGGSPRFHDILLFWVIWNTLWLKPIIFKIASPLMLTWILYAPLGTQYGYPNSGMIASLFETTSNEALEFFDATAVLYFIVAILSTLLTYHLTKNITATSKQRKFFNYFALILLALFLANMLSIKHKRIHWGYSELLSIFPHTITQYKFYAVHKEKMKQLSKINDDWEVVDFKPAYQDYILILGESASKHYLSAYGYPVDTSPFLKQVHGTQYNGLISPASYTIHAIPRLLTVPSEQNVEYQNNILSLANKLGMQTYWLSNQDKMGKFNNEISYIASHAQTSYYLSEEAPTSTRYDYQLLPKIQAILATPSNHPRFIVVHLMGSHARFSRRVDNNKAHFNFKNNHLSAYLSSILQTDMLLKDIHQSLIQNQKPFSMIYVSDHGLLPTSLKHGISQFSLQVPLFKISSNDTHKTVNDDIISGFSFVWFLTEWLGVDTQNQKQNEFLNDYRMHSLEEIKIFDDSIKPYLSVEPFNGDLLQPSENEY
- a CDS encoding glycosyltransferase family 2 protein; this translates as MKYKLSVVMIVKNEARNLAISLPALDDLADEIIILDSGSTDNSREIAEKYGAKWYVNTDWQGFGKQRQIAQSYATGDWILAIDADEEITAELKQSILQVIQNKPDQIVYGIRNIDCIFGKNEIDVPNWRIKSHWRLYPKHIQFNDNAVHESLVLSDKIETQTLSGYARHHTAESPLFWLNKRLSYALTWAEEKFQHGKDASFSSILTHTIGAFFKQYLLDGRFLKGKYGYLYALLFMQYTFNKYAILYDLKHNQAERAFLDYNELTKQQRPVDLSQKKSTLSLVMITKNESKHLQSCLDTIHDIVDEIIILDSGSTDHTRQIAEQYGAKWYVNTDWQGFGKQRQLAQSYASSDYVLVLDADERVDGCLRQEIVEKVLNYPIEHEKVFSVSRVNLFCGVETQPRFWKTNRLARIYAREKFQYSSLEVHESLDQQGVPSKLLAGYLPHITNDNLHHFLFKNVRYSHDWAIEAYKKGKRVNILSIFWRAWFSFIKIYLIRGGFLSGTYGLILAIASFGYTLDKYLMLWQMNKDNNNQHIKEH
- the glnE gene encoding bifunctional [glutamate--ammonia ligase]-adenylyl-L-tyrosine phosphorylase/[glutamate--ammonia-ligase] adenylyltransferase; this translates as MTTAVFIPTEAQLQTLSLASPFAKDLYDKHTKNAQSFLGQCGLFDELGDDELRKQVDQFITMTKGDDNVMMGLRRCRQMLMLKWIWQDALGLITLDDLMRELSVFANACINIAKDHVYHQLTHRYGVPMTIVDGKRQVDEFAIIAMGKLGAMELNLSSDIDLIFIHKGLGETDISQMGKKSIDNQKFMTHLGRGVIRLLDEITADGFVFRVDMRLRPWGDGSALVMTASALEKYFNQHGRTWERFAWLKARVVNQVSASFFDQLVNLRKNFVYRYYIDYSAFGALREMKSLIVAQQTQRQDLDNVKLGVGGIRDIEFIVQAFALIYGGHQAVLGDNLSCLKGIEVLSSLGHLEHTEAEKLSAAYRFLRRLEHAIQARNDEQTQRLPQDELSLLAIAKVMGFDEIGAFRQKLDEHRDNVSVPFERMVTDRQSPTQELGSVDDIWQSLQSVLSDESVKLLSEFNQSKLVASLDDEPKSRLDAAYPIILHALLEHAKSDGAKRADVAVPRLIVLLESICRRSIYLVMIAENPNATVALIPMLSASHWIAKELALYPMLLDNFLQKRYLHLPNKAELTDILRQGLLRVERFDDESYLANVRLFKKTQVLAVATADVLGLRHIMKVSDSLTFIAEVVLESAVRRAFDELTHKHGYPLLQTGERANSEHSGFAVIGYGKLGGIEMSYTSDLDVVFLHNIDEKADTDGVKAVSGMKFASRLVQKVLSYLTTQTRDGRAYELDVRLRPSGNAGVMVVSVHAFELYQQHKAWAWEHQALVRARGVAGDKMVLAAFDEIRQAILTRPRELAQVRQEVLNMRQKMQSHLGTQDTKNHQFHIKQDFGGLVDIEFLAQFMVLSYAHVYPNLAIWSDNVRIFEEVAKTELMSEKWCDKLTQTYLLLRKTTHELALSDKQVIVDDEVWQESRAFVREVWERVLMA